Within the Carassius gibelio isolate Cgi1373 ecotype wild population from Czech Republic chromosome B15, carGib1.2-hapl.c, whole genome shotgun sequence genome, the region TTTCCTGTTTACAAGTAGTTCACAATGAAGCAGCATACATTTTAAAACCCCTTCAAAACACAGAGTTCATGCCACCTCTCTAAATATTATCTTATATTACCTTTCtatatttattcttgttttagcAATGGCCcgtattctcttttttttctgtagcctCATCTCAGAGCAAGGacgtttttaaatataacaaaaattggattcatcttaaaaaagaaagtcatatacacacaGGATgccttgaggatgagtaaattataaggtaattttcatttttggataaactaaccATTTAAGGCTCTTGAAGTCATGGCAAGCAAAATtaacttttacatgttgtttgaacataaacgTGTGCTTGCAGGGATTTTACACATATAGAATAtgatgataaaaatccacccagtgcaACATCTGAGCAGCTGAATAGGCAGCTACGTTTGTTTATGATGGGATTGGCTCCTGATCTACCTAAATGCGTTTAAGTACAAATGAATCATTCGTGATCCAGCTTTACCTACTgaagaagtgagtataaggttattaatctttgcaaatcacctttcctaaaAATGTGCTAATTtcacaagtttcacaatgaatGCGGCTAAAGTTAAGAATCTCTCATGAGATCCCACAGAAGaagggggcggggtcagcagagctcattagcatttaaaggaacatgcaGCGAAACGAGTCACTGTGAACAGAGCcgtttttgacaaggtaaaaagggtgtatttacactaccactgagaaattttaaccaatgTTATAGACTTTCCATTAAGACCCTTAAAAATCACTTTTGGATTTGGCATTGGATATCTTTTATCATAGCGTGTGTGCATATGGCCCCAGGTCACCCTTGAGTTTAATACATTTGGATAAATTATGACTTTGATGAACAGAATACACATTATTTcgttcttttttacattttgtggtgAAACATGATGATGCtcttgacaggttttgtgagatttaCCCAAACGCGATGCAGTTGCATACCTGAATCTTTAGTCGTTCTTCATCTGGACGCACCACCTGATGGCCTTTGTGTCCGAGAAAGCTGCACTCGTCACAGATGCACTGTTTGTCCTCACAGCAGTACAGTTCCAGCACCTGTTGATGGATCGGGCAGAGCTGCGGAGAGCTGGAGGGCAGAGAGGGATACAGTCCGGTCTGGGACGCAGGAGCTCCTGAGGATCCCTCCGGATCAGAAGAGGAGAGCACTTCTGGACTCTCAGAGACAGACGAGTCCGGGATGTCCTGCCTACCCAGCCTCAGCTTCTCCAGAGCTTCCATGAGCACGTTGCTTCTGGCCAGGATGGGTCTTGGTTTGAAATGCTGTCTGCATTGAGGACATTCGTAGGAGCCTTTCTTTGCGGTCTGATCCCAGTGTTTCTGGATACAGAGCAggcagtaactgtgtccacagggaaGGGTAGCAGGGTCCTTGAGGATGTCCAAGCAGATAGGGCAAGCAAACGCCTCCTCTGTCGTAGCCATGATGTTGAAGAGAGGTAGATGAACAATCCAGAGTTTCTGCAAAACCACAGGCGACGACTTTAAACACTTCCTTTTAAACCAAAACGGGTGTGGTTAAAACTAGTAGTACAAGTTCTCTGGATGGTTCTAGCTAAGCACTACACACATTTTCCATGACacagctagaataaaatgtatgGCAGGCTGACAAACCTGTGTATCTGGTCAGGGATCGGGGTTTAGAAACGCAATCTTGTAAAACGGCTTGAGGCGTTGAGTAATGAAAGGTTCTGATAATGTTGTATAAACGTTGCTGTTATGTTGTTAACCTTCCCCTTGTGACGTCTAAGTATTGAACGGTTGTTCTTTTTTTACATCAGTGCATCCCCTTCTAATGTTTCAGAAACCACCTTTCCATATCCAACTTGAAACTACATAACACTCAGTAATACGTCATGTTTTTGTCAAAAATGCCATGTGTGAATATAACTTCCATAAATAGTACATAATTAGTAAGAGAGctcactaaaatatatatatatattagtgagtgatattgcattacaatattacatttctttcagttttttgatcaaataaatacagccttaatTAGCATAAGAAActctgcaaaaataataataataataataatttaaaaaaatcttactgatcccaaacttgtgAGCATCAGTctacacaggcacacacacaaaaaaaaaatttaatcgccGTAGgatttcacttttatttattttatagttagtGTAATACAGCAGTGTcataattatgtatataattataataaatatttgaagcTTGGTTTTTAATGTTCTGTTCTTGTAATGTGTTGGACATCTCTATGATAACTGAATGAAGTCTTTGTGGTGATGATGTTATTTTGGTcatgaaaaaagaaacattaataaAAGACATCAAGCCAcaactggcttttttttttttttttttacaaattataaagatttttatttaaatgtattaaatgtattaattgttcTGTTGCATTAACTCCAGTTAGGTTAAGACAGATGTCCGTCCTTGTCGATCAAAAGCAGATTCGGGTCTCGAAACACTTGTCAAGTGAAGTGAAACacacttcagagcatgttcggGATCTCCACACCGAAGCCATCCCCATGTGTACCTTGCCTGTGTTTTTGACCTTGGActgtttcttgtttttgtgatAGTTCGATGCCTGTCCTGACCACTGCCTGTTTTTGGATCACTCTTTGTCTTGGACACTGTTGTTTCATGATGTTTGACCATGCCTGTCGTGATCACGATCTTTACTATGAAACGAGCAATTGGATCTCATCTCCGTTCTCACGCACTAGTCCCATTACAGGATTCACACGAGCACGCTCATACAGGTTTTCAAGATGCTGATAGATATGTCCATGTTGCATGTGATGGAAGACAATGATGTCAtgcaatgttttatgttttttttttaaagagtatttCCTTCTTCCTGCTTTAAAGCATTATCAGGAAAAGATCATGTGGATGCGATGTGCATGTTTGAGATTTGCACTAGATTATCTTTTAATATTATGCATGAGGCAATTATGTCAGTCAGAGAGTAATGTCATGTGACACATGATTAAGCATTAtttttcagctttgatcacagcaatcaattacatttgaacagataCTAACACAGAAAGCAGATATAATAAAGTACTACTGGTTGTATTTTGAGATGataaatgcagccctgatgaCCATACCTTTCAAAAACATCATCCTGATCCCAAATTTCCAAGACTCGAGATAATGGTGTGAATGCATGAGCAAAGGACATTTTTAGACCAAAGAACATTTGACTAACCCTGGCACTATATTCTGTGAGTCAAGATGTTTGAACTGAAGCTACATGTCGACAAATTTTATACCACGCTTCTGtcattcattaaagggggggtgaaatgctcgttttcactcaatctcctgttaatcttgagtacctatagagtagtactgcatccttcataactccaaaaagtctttagttttattatattcataagagatagtctgtaccgatttttcccggaaaaacacgagcggctggaggcgtgacgtgtgggcggagctaaagaatcacgagcgccagtaggcttttgctttgagagcgtgtggaaactgtgacattaccgtgaggacaaaaccaaccaaaacaaaccctggctaacagtcagattcagccgtttatttatgatccagaatcagatccagaggctgaaactgaacgagagcagcagcagcaacgactcgctccgagcggggcttgaacccgggtctccgatgggaggcggacgcactaacaaggaggcagagatatttgaagcagttttactcaccgcctgcggttccaacacacgatcgtgaccctttttcattgggattgtatcatccttaagaaataaacgatgtgcaaatccggcgtcaaactgggccttgtttgtaaaacaagcatcttcgaaatgcagggaacaaacacaaacacttgcacaacttcgttgatgctctgtaaaaataaactccatccactggtcccttaatgctgtttctcttttggtaatctgtgcagggttgtcttgccctggcaaccaaaaacacacttcttttgtgacatttggcgacgctctcgctctgatcagtgaagtctgttgtgctctcagtgctctgctatacgggagcgcgctcttccggcagaagtgcctcaggacacatataaggaaattccgctccatctaacgtcacacagagccatactcgaaaaaaactttcccaaacttgtgacaaaccggaaggagtatttttggaacagaaatactccttcaaacgtacaacttaatttttgaaactttgtccatgtttagcatgggaatccaactctttaacagtgtaaaaaactcagtatgcatgaaatagcatttcaccccccctttaagaagttTGGGTATGTGGCCCAATTTAAGTCCAACCAAAAAGTTCCCTAAAAAGACTGCGAGAAACTACTAAAGACCGGTCCGTGTAAGTTTGTGATGTCTCAGAGAGTTTATAAGAGCATGGAAACACAGGATGGATGCTGTGTTTAGACATTTAATGCCTTCGTAGTATGCTACAAAGTTAGTTAGTCATGTTGTTGAGATGTCCTTGTCTTGGTCAAAGcataaaaacacaagaaaaaaagtaGTAAAGTATTAAGTagttaacttaataataatatgattagtGACAGGTTAACTTTCGTAGCgtctacataaataaaatattgataataatatccAATCGATTCTTCAGGTGTTTTTCCAATTCAACCAAATCTCAGAAACTTCTCAGCTTATACTTTTGATTTTCTTAAGTAAGATAAATGTGTATAGCGATGAAAGCCAAACTATTAAATGCCACTGATGTATATTCACTGAATAATAGAGGAGCTTTAGCTATTGTTGCATTATATGCCAATGAATGCTCAAAAATGGGAAAAAGCACCTTGcaggattttttctttctttctttctttctttctccagaTTTTGCATGCCTGTAACTCAAAAGGTATTAAATATAGCTTTATGCCCCTTCACATTTCGGTTCTTAACAAATTCAAACAGAAGCCAGATTTTGAAAACACGTTTGTTTGCAAGTGTTTAGCTTCACTGATAGACTGTAGATCAACAGACACTGACTTGCAACCCTCAAATGTACTTACTTACAGGTCGTGAGGCAGAattcagcagtgtgtgtgtaaaCTCAGAACATCATCGATCAAACAAACGCATTTCTGAACCAACCGAGGCACTGACTGATCGATAATGAATCGTTCTTATCCGGTTCCTTTTGATGAATCGATCGAATCGAATGACGATTCAAAATCAGAGGAAAAATACGCTTTAACAGCTGTTAAAAGAATACAACagtaattatttacaaataaaacacgATAGCTTCGTGTATGAGTAAACGTTTTATACTATAAGaatgaataaatgtttcataGTCTGAGTTAAATTTTAATCACATTCAGTTATATGGCTAATATAAACCAAACCAAACATACAGTGGAGTGTTAATGTGATTAATTTGTTCACTTGTGCGCTGTTTGAGTGTATTGCAGTGCTGTGTTTGTCCTGTAGGAGGCGCCACGCGGCTGTTGAAATGAAGCTTCAAACACAGGCCGAAGAAGAAGCTGCTTCTGTCACAACATCCGTCAGACGTCATCGTGCTGATTTAGTTATTTTAAGGTGAGTCATAAACggctttctttttaaaatgttttattgtgactTATTCGTCTTAAAACCAACGTTTGCTCACACCGCTGTATATTACAGTTATGCTGTGGAGGAATGATGTTTCCACGTTTATAAGAAAGAATAAATGGCTGTTCACTCTGAGTTCTTAGTAACTCAATGTTTCATTTTTCCTCAgtgatttttttgttaatatgaTAACGAGTCTTAAATGGCATCGATGTTGTTTGTCTCATATTGTTGTTTATTCGAAACCAATGTCATTCTGAATATCAGGAAAAGAGCTGCCAAAAAAGTTTGTGTCTCAGTTAATGTTAGATTTTAATTCGAATATGTGTTTATAGTAATATTAAACCATGTGTGTTTCCGATCTGAGTATCTTTACCAACCTCTCAACCTATTTATCCAGGTGTTGTTAGGCCTCTCCAGCTGATCCATCGTTTTGATCAACTAAAGTCTTTCTAGAAACAATGATCAACCAGCTCCAGTCAGATCAACACGCCTTATAAACCTCACACCTGTGATATAGcaccagaaatgtttcttgagcagtaaatcatcatattattctggtttctgaagatcatgtgacactgaagactggaggaatgatgctgaaaatagagctgcacatcacagaaataaattacacttacagatattcaattcaagtttatttgtatagcactttttactatacaaatcaataaacaaaatcaaatagagacataatttgcgtagctgctgttccaagttaaattaattagtttaacccaagctaaagaataagaatgcacctttgatcagatgcaactacactcacaatttaagagatgcattattcaaatgtttggtgaaagagatgcgtttttaatctagatttaaacagagagagtgtgtctgaaccccgaacattatcaggaaggctattccagagtttgggagccaaatgtgagaaagctctacctcctttagtggactttgctatcctaggaacgaccaaaagtccagtgttttgtgaccttagggtccgtgatgggttgtaacgtggtagaaggctagttaggtacgctggagctaaaccatttagggccttataggtaagtaatgataatttgtaactgatacggaacttaataggtagccagtgcagagactgtaaaattggggtaatatgatcatattttcttgacctggtaaggactctagctgctgcattttggacgacctgtagcttgtttattgaagaagcaggacaaccacctagaagtgcattacaatagtccagtctagaggtcatgaatgcatgaactagcttttctgcatcagaaacagataacatgtctcgcttggcaatgtttctaagatggaagaatgcagtttttgtaacattggaaatatgattttcaaaagacaagttgctgtctaatataacacccagatttctgactgtagaggaagtaacagtacatccgtctagttgcagattgtaatctacaagattctgtgtagtgttttttggtccaataattaatatcttgtcttatccgaatttaattggagaaaattattggtcatccaatcttttacatttttaacacactctgttagctaaGATAATTTAGAcatttcatctggtctcgttgagatatatagctgagtatcatcagcataacagtggaagctaatcccgtattttctaataatattaccaaggggcaacatgtatattgaaaatagaaggggacctaggacggatccttgtggcactccatattttactggtgataaatgagatgactccccatgtaagtaaacaaaatggtagcgatcggacaggtaggatctaaaccatcttagagcctgcccttgaatacctgtatagttttgtaatcgatctatgagtatgtcatgatctatggtgtcgaacgcagcactaagatcaagtaagactagaaatgagatgcagccttgatctgaagcaagaagcaggtcatttgtaattttaacaagtgcagtttctgtgctatggtggggctgAAACCTGACTCAAATTCTTCAGATATTCACACTGAGAATCCGCTTTATTAATGTTGAACTGTGTTTTTACAGGATGTTTCGGACTCCACACACGAAGACTTGTTTGAATCAGCTCAGACTGGTTTCGTTGCTCAGATACACTCATGAACGAGGCTCTCCTTCTTTGAGAAGAGATGATGTACAACACAAGCACTTCTGCTCCAGCACTGTCTCTAGAGCTTTCTCTGATGCGTTGGACTCTCCCAAACATGTTTGTCCACCGGCCACCATACGGATACACACTGGCACTCGTTTTCTATTAACACACATGAGTTATGACTGTATGAACTGGCTACACATACCAAATGCTTTCTTGCTGTTTTTACACACCTCTCAAAGCCCCACTAATCGAAGCAAATGCCAGAAAAGCGGTATTAAAAGATGCTGCAGTGTCTTAAAGCGCAGCACAGAAAGCACTAGCATCTTCCGTGGGTTGACTAGCATTGGCCCAGTCCTTTGTAAAGCTGCAGTCCAGACTCGCGGGCTGCACAGAAACGCCCCTCAGCGGCCTGTGATGGACCAGTGTTTGTCTGCAGGGAACGAGGCTCGCTGCAGACGCTCGCTGCAGGCCAACGCTGCTCTGTACGCTTGGGAAGGGAAGAGCTGGGCCGCGGTGCTGGTGTGTCTGTGTGCCGTGAGCGGGGTTCCCGCGCTGCTCTTCACGCTCAGATCCGCCACACTGAAGGGCAGGCACAAAGGAGATGTCAGGTATGCATCACGTCTGGTGCTGAAGCTGCTCTGAACTCATCTGAATGCCCTTCTCATCCCTGTTGTGCTAGTTTCGCAGGGGGAAAGAAGGACCCGTCTGACAGGACTGTAGTAGACACGGCTCTGAGAGAAGCGCACGAGGAGCTGGGGATCCACATCAGTGAGGAGAAAGTGTGGGGTGTGCTCAAACCGCTGCGTGATACGGTCAGTGTGCACTTCCTGTTAGTTAGCACGTAGCATTTGTGATGTTCTGTGAGGTATTAGACTTGAAACATACTTTACTCGAGTATGTGAATGCAGAAAAGACTACTTTTTAATGGTTTAGTTacatttagggccctatgaaatgtttttttcttcttcttgcctTATGTTTGATTGTTACCGTATTCTGTGTTTTGGCGTGTCTAATTATTCAAATGCATAAAACTACTTTTATTCACTCTTGAAATAgcctcatgaaatgtttttcccttcagaaattctattgtgcatttatatatttttggttaTCGATTGAAGTcctgaaataataattaaacaaacttTTTTGGGGCGAATAAAGGCGATTTacttttgaaattaaaatgtggGAGAATTAATACTGTGTGataatacattttacttaataatagttatatatttCCGGCACATTGTCTTAAAGTagaaccaaacttttattttgacaggttgcagTGTAAACCTTTAGATTTCTGTGTGTATAAGTTATGACACTGTTTTCGCTTGAATGAAATCATAAGCTGAAATCATCACGAGGGTCACACAGGTAACTCTGagtttgctacgacaatctgccgcttctgaatcagctactgtaagtggGTTtcgttattagtttaagtatttgctattgagtGTTCAAATGTGCATCGTGTGCGCatcgtgtgtgtgtctgtgtgtgtgtgtgtgtgtgtgtgtgtgtattccatcAGAG harbors:
- the nudt8 gene encoding nucleoside diphosphate-linked moiety X motif 8; protein product: MKLQTQAEEEAASVTTSVRRHRADLVILRMFRTPHTKTCLNQLRLVSLLRYTHERGSPSLRRDDVQHKHFCSSTVSRAFSDALDSPKHVCPPATIRIHTGTRFLLTHMSYDCMNWLHIPNAFLLFLHTSQSPTNRSKCQKSGIKRCCSVLKRSTESTSIFRGLTSIGPVLCKAAVQTRGLHRNAPQRPVMDQCLSAGNEARCRRSLQANAALYAWEGKSWAAVLVCLCAVSGVPALLFTLRSATLKGRHKGDVSFAGGKKDPSDRTVVDTALREAHEELGIHISEEKVWGVLKPLRDTSGMMIAPVIANLGPLEVLSFQPNPSEVEEIFTLTLEHLCQPQNRGYTHFRTGDRYGYTLPVFHSPKHRVWGLTAVALDHTLKVIVPPEQLLDHSVVQ